A stretch of the Arachis stenosperma cultivar V10309 chromosome 6, arast.V10309.gnm1.PFL2, whole genome shotgun sequence genome encodes the following:
- the LOC130935896 gene encoding wee1-like protein kinase isoform X1, whose amino-acid sequence MMTKRKSQRIGKKERSKFTMKKGTLSTTSHLQLQLGQVSLFPLLHPPSSSSASAPSSRFQSLLDAESHRPNPPAVNDNNNASDDRDCILSQDFFCTPDYITPDNQNFNGLDFNTENTPCPKSPEKLNTTKSKRCRLDAISVNPLSPNFSGDHQQVVELGKDSVGEEVAAEKTVAADKPKAQNYVSHSAVALRCRVMPPPCIQNPYLKDVSQKETDPFGNQRIKCAGLFPGITGDDGLSRYRTDFHEIEQIGRGHFSSVFKVLKRIDGCLYAVKRSARQLRLETERRKALMEVQALAALGSHANIVGYYSSWFENEQLYIQMELCDHSLSINKCSSSFTEGQVLEALYQIANALRFIHEKGIAHLDVKPDNIYVKNGVYKLGDFGCATLLDNSLLVEEGDARYMPQEILNDNYDHLDKVDIFSLGASVYEFIRRLPLPESGSQFFNLKEGKLPLLPGHSLQFQNLLKAMMDPDPVKRPSARELIENPIFDKVIRTAKI is encoded by the exons ATGATGACGAAGAGGAAAAGCCAGAGGATTGGGAAGAAGGAGAGGAGCAAGTTCACGATGAAGAAGGGTACTCTTTCAACCACTTCCCATCTTCAGCTTCAGCTAGGTCAAGTTTCTCTCTTTCCACTCCTTcatcctccatcttcttcttctgcttccGCTCCTTCTTCCCGCTTCCAGAGCCTTCTAGATGCTGAATCTCACCGCCCAAACCCTCCCGCGGTCAACGATAACAACAACGCCTCCGACGACAGAGACTGTATTCTTAGCCAGGACTTCTTTTG CACTCCGGATTATATTACGCCGGATAATCAGAATTTCAACGGCTTGGATTTCAATACg GAGAATACCCCTTGCCCTAAATCACCGGAGAAGCTCAACACTACAAAAAGCAAGAGGTGCCGATTGG ATGCTATCTCAGTTAATCCTCTCAGCCCAAACTTTTCTGGTGACCATCAACAAGTTGTTGAACTTGGAAAGGACTCTGTTGGGGAGGAAGTAGCTGCTGAGAAAACAGTAGCAGCTGATAAACCAAAGGCCCAAAATTATGTGTCACATTCTGCAGTTGCATTGCGCTGCAGGGTTATGCCTCCTCCCTGCATCCAGAATCCATATTTGAAAGATGTTTCACAAAAGGAGACAGACCCCTTTGGAAACCAAAGGATAAAATGTGCAG GTCTCTTCCCTGGAATAACTGGTGATGATGGTCTTTCACGCTATCGCACTGATTTTCATGAGATTGAG CAAATTGGTAGAGGGCACTTTAGTAGTGTTTTCAAAGTATTAAAACGAATAGATGGGTGCCTTTATGCTGTGAAACGCAGTGCCAGACAGTTACGATTGGAAACAGAAAG GAGAAAAGCTTTGATGGAAGTTCAAGCATTGGCTGCATTAG GTTCTCATGCAAACATAGTGGGATACTACTCTTCATGGTTTGAAAATGAACAGCTGTATATTCAGATGGAGCTTTGTGATCACAGCTTATCCATAAACAAATGCTCTTCATCATTTACAGAAGGACAGGTGTTAGAGGCTCTATATCAG ATTGCCAATGCACTGCGGTTTATACACGAGAAGGGAATAGCTCATTTAGATGTCAAGCCTGATAATATTTATGTCAAAAATGGTGTATATAAACTTGGTGATTTTGGATGTGCAACTCTCCTTGACAATAGCCTCCTGGTTGAGGAGGGAGATGCACGTTATATGCCTCAGGAAATCCTCAATGATAATTATGATCACCTTGACAAAGTTGATATCTTTTCTTTGGGAGCTTCTGTGTATGAGTTCATTCGGCGATTGCCTTTGCCAGAATCAGGATCCCAATTTTTTAATCTTAAAGAGGGAAAGCTACCACTTTTGCCTGGCCACTCATTGCAATTCCAAAACTTGCTCAAG GCCATGATGGACCCTGATCCAGTTAAGCGTCCTTCTGCTCGGGAGTTGATAGAGAATCCAATTTTCGACAAGGTCATTAGAACAGCCAAAATTTGA
- the LOC130932405 gene encoding dephospho-CoA kinase isoform X2 translates to MRIVGLTGGIASGKSTVSNLFKSHGVPVVDADVVARDALKKGSGGWKKVVAAFGEEILLENGEVNRPMLGQIVFSDPDKRQFLNRLLAPHISSGIFWEVVKLWLKGYKIKRLMGRDKSSEEDAGNRINAQMPLDVKRNKADIVIDNTGSLDGLNEQFQKVLIEVSKPLTWTQFWLSRNGALIILASLTSGVVLCIKALS, encoded by the exons ATGAGGATAGTTGGGTTGACCGGCGGAATCGCATCTGGGAAGAGCACCGTTTCCAATCTCTTCAAGTCCCATGGGGTTCCTGTTGTTGACGCTGATGTCGTCGCTCGT GATGCTTTGAAGAAAGGTAGCGGTGGATGGAAAAAAGTTGTTGCAGCTTTTGGGGAGGAAATCCTCCTTGAAAATGGAGAAGTCAATAGACCCATGCTTGGCCAGATTGTTTTCTCCGATCCTGATAAGCGCCAATTTCTCAATCG ATTACTGGCTCCCCATATATCTTCTGGAATCTTTTGGGAAGTGGTGAAGCTTTGGCTTAAGGGGTATAAG ATAAAGAGACTCATGGGGAGAGACAAATCAAGTGAGGAGGATGCTGGGAACAGGATCAATGCTCAAATGCCACTTGATGTGAAGAGGAATAAAGCAGATATAGTGATAGATAACACTGGATCACTTGATGGCTTGAATGAACAGTTTCAGAAGGTTCTGATTGAAGTGTCAAAACCCTTGACATGGACTCAGTTTTGGCTTTCAAGGAATGGAGCCTTGATCATACTTGCTTCACTCACTTCGGGTGTTGTTTTGTGTATAAAAGCACTTTCATAG
- the LOC130935552 gene encoding uncharacterized protein LOC130935552 isoform X1, translated as MWRQNILRHNHDSDQSISDDDVDEPDDACPNDVVSIKTLKASAAASSKEELPLPVRLDFLKGISNQNLAGTSSSLSIKEPTDTPPEDEVEMPEFNEGDSSSILGEVAANSSDEEVIQDEGNTVLSIRELRKYGPQFIRHKQVRVSNERSEALLPSKESSSCSALHASTSRANRSGVWSKAKSRISMSSLSHKCGNLGPSMSDRLPEKKADGPWASATLDSNHTEDNDGVELSSDTEPAETEAIAPGPNLPSMADLFENLQDKTHLAFPVSTFQYFPHGQTRGKIGHTVQKRSRSDLPDMIADSEDSPDLVDSGSSSDNEESNQHMRITFYGKKTQTMADRFQEALGTSSVIAEGTHVGVHNSSRAGIFGKLQQVMQTEKERDLDFWKKLQSGARPDSELGCFDVKIISRYLDGKLTVCHCSFGKFTEVKNHFPSTNNRESTIIFSPRVCDNVDLEVGNLIRIHPPWKEIQVGNDRMILCTYFSQI; from the exons ATGTGGCGCCAAAATATACTCCGT CACAATCACGACTCAGATCAAAGCATTTCCG ATGACGACGTAGATGAGCCAGACGACGCTTGTCCAAACGACGTCGTTTCGATAAAAACCTTAAAAGCCTCTGCCGCTGCCTCCAGCAAG GAAGAACTGCCTCTTCCAGTGCGGTTGGATTTTCTAAAAG GAATCTCGAATCAAAATTTGGCTGGGACAAGCAGCAGTTTGTCAATTAAG GAACCAACAGATACACCTCCTGAAGATGAGGTTGAAATGCCCGAATTCAACGAGGGTGACAGCAGTAGCATATTGGGGGAGGTAGCTGCCaattcaagtgacgaagaagTAATTCAGGATGAG GGTAACACTGTCCTGTCGATTAGAGAGCTTCGCAAGTATGGTCCTCAATTCATCAGACACAAACAAGTTCGAGTTTCTAATGAAAGATCTGAAGCATTATTACCTTCCAAAGAAAGTTCTTCATGCTCAGCATTACACGCTTCCACCTCCAGAGCAAACCGATCTG GTGTTTGGAGCAAAGCTAAGTCAAGAATTTCAATGTCATCGTTGTCACACAAATGTGGGAATTTGGGTCCTTCAATGTCTGATAGATTGCCTGAAAAGAAAGCTGATGGACCTTGGGCTTCTGCAACCTTGGACAGTAATCATACTGAAGATAATGATGGCGTGGAATTAAGTTCAGATACTGAGCCGGCTGAAACAGAAGCCATTGCACCAGGACCTAACCTACCCTCAATGGCTGATCTATTTGAAAATCTCCAAGACAAAACACATCTA GCCTTTCCTGTGTCTACGTTTCAGTATTTTCCACATGGTCAAACCAGAGGAAAAATAGGGCACACTGTTCAGAAGAGGAGTAGATCCGACCTGCCGGATATGATTGCTGACAGCGAAGACTCCCCTGATCTCGTGGATAGTGGATCATCAAGTGACAATGAG GAGAGCAATCAACATATGAGGATTACTTTCTATGGAAAGAAAACACAGACCATGGCAGATCGATTTCAGGAAGCTTTGGGGACTTCATCTGTTATTGCTGAAGGGACTCATGTTGGTGTACATAATTCATCGAG AGCTGGAATATTTGGAAAGCTGCAGCAGGTCATGCagacagagaaagaaagagattTGGACTTTTGGAAAAAGCTACAATCTGGAGCTAGACCAGATA GTGAACTTGGCTGCTTTGATGTGAAAATCATTTCAAGATACTTGGATGGAAAGCTGACTGTTTGTCATTGTTCATTTGGCAAGTTCACAGAGGTAAAAAAC CATTTTCCATCAACAAATAACAGAGAAAGCACCATCATCTTTAGTCCAAGGGTTTGTGACAATGTTGACCTTGAAGTTGGGAACTTGATCCGTATTCATCCGCCATG GAAGGAGATTCAGGTGGGAAATGACCGTATGATATTGTGCACATATTTCTCACAAATTTAA
- the LOC130935896 gene encoding wee1-like protein kinase isoform X2, protein MLNLTAQTLPRSTITTTPPTTETVFLARTSFGSTPDYITPDNQNFNGLDFNTENTPCPKSPEKLNTTKSKRCRLDAISVNPLSPNFSGDHQQVVELGKDSVGEEVAAEKTVAADKPKAQNYVSHSAVALRCRVMPPPCIQNPYLKDVSQKETDPFGNQRIKCAGLFPGITGDDGLSRYRTDFHEIEQIGRGHFSSVFKVLKRIDGCLYAVKRSARQLRLETERRKALMEVQALAALGSHANIVGYYSSWFENEQLYIQMELCDHSLSINKCSSSFTEGQVLEALYQIANALRFIHEKGIAHLDVKPDNIYVKNGVYKLGDFGCATLLDNSLLVEEGDARYMPQEILNDNYDHLDKVDIFSLGASVYEFIRRLPLPESGSQFFNLKEGKLPLLPGHSLQFQNLLKAMMDPDPVKRPSARELIENPIFDKVIRTAKI, encoded by the exons ATGCTGAATCTCACCGCCCAAACCCTCCCGCGGTCAACGATAACAACAACGCCTCCGACGACAGAGACTGTATTCTTAGCCAGGACTTCTTTTG GCAGCACTCCGGATTATATTACGCCGGATAATCAGAATTTCAACGGCTTGGATTTCAATACg GAGAATACCCCTTGCCCTAAATCACCGGAGAAGCTCAACACTACAAAAAGCAAGAGGTGCCGATTGG ATGCTATCTCAGTTAATCCTCTCAGCCCAAACTTTTCTGGTGACCATCAACAAGTTGTTGAACTTGGAAAGGACTCTGTTGGGGAGGAAGTAGCTGCTGAGAAAACAGTAGCAGCTGATAAACCAAAGGCCCAAAATTATGTGTCACATTCTGCAGTTGCATTGCGCTGCAGGGTTATGCCTCCTCCCTGCATCCAGAATCCATATTTGAAAGATGTTTCACAAAAGGAGACAGACCCCTTTGGAAACCAAAGGATAAAATGTGCAG GTCTCTTCCCTGGAATAACTGGTGATGATGGTCTTTCACGCTATCGCACTGATTTTCATGAGATTGAG CAAATTGGTAGAGGGCACTTTAGTAGTGTTTTCAAAGTATTAAAACGAATAGATGGGTGCCTTTATGCTGTGAAACGCAGTGCCAGACAGTTACGATTGGAAACAGAAAG GAGAAAAGCTTTGATGGAAGTTCAAGCATTGGCTGCATTAG GTTCTCATGCAAACATAGTGGGATACTACTCTTCATGGTTTGAAAATGAACAGCTGTATATTCAGATGGAGCTTTGTGATCACAGCTTATCCATAAACAAATGCTCTTCATCATTTACAGAAGGACAGGTGTTAGAGGCTCTATATCAG ATTGCCAATGCACTGCGGTTTATACACGAGAAGGGAATAGCTCATTTAGATGTCAAGCCTGATAATATTTATGTCAAAAATGGTGTATATAAACTTGGTGATTTTGGATGTGCAACTCTCCTTGACAATAGCCTCCTGGTTGAGGAGGGAGATGCACGTTATATGCCTCAGGAAATCCTCAATGATAATTATGATCACCTTGACAAAGTTGATATCTTTTCTTTGGGAGCTTCTGTGTATGAGTTCATTCGGCGATTGCCTTTGCCAGAATCAGGATCCCAATTTTTTAATCTTAAAGAGGGAAAGCTACCACTTTTGCCTGGCCACTCATTGCAATTCCAAAACTTGCTCAAG GCCATGATGGACCCTGATCCAGTTAAGCGTCCTTCTGCTCGGGAGTTGATAGAGAATCCAATTTTCGACAAGGTCATTAGAACAGCCAAAATTTGA
- the LOC130935553 gene encoding MATH domain and coiled-coil domain-containing protein At3g58210-like: protein MDMPPDNPVLSIRHMRGRKSPPSQYSFEVKSFSLLAKASIEKVTSEEFEAGDCKWSLSIYPTGNKRRAGEGHVSIYLALTDPSSLPLDWEVNAIVNFSLYNFQEDEYATTQDASTRRFHVLKTEWGIAKFIDLHTFYDSSNGYLIEDTCVFGAEVFVVKTTNKGDCLSMIKEPATLSHSWKFNNYSIANLDKYESPPFLAGDYKWKIRVYPNGTLEGKGNSISMFLALDTSTLPPNAKLLMDYTVRAKDQIGGHHAEAKACCKFSHSSAAWGSRQLVALAKFKDPGSGFLVGDSCILEAEFRVLGLINPLTGIII from the exons ATGGACATGCCACCTGATAATCCAGTGTTATCGATCAGACACATGAGAG GAAGAAAATCTCCACCAAGTCAATATTCGTTCGAGGTCAAATCCTTCTCATTGCTTGCGAAGGCCTCAATAGAAAAAGTAACCTCAGAAGAATTTGAAGCTGGGGATTGTAAATG GAGTCTCTCAATATACCCCACCGGGAACAAAAGGAGAGCAGGGGAAGGCCATGTTTCCATTTACTTGGCGCTTACAGATCCAAGTTCGTTACCTCTTGATTGGGAGGTTAACGCCATTGTCAACTTTTCTCTCTATAATTTCCAAGAGGACGAATATGCCACAACACAAG ATGCAAGCACTAGGCGTTTCCATGTCCTGAAAACAGAATGGGGCATTGCAAAATTTATTGACCTTCACACATTTTACGATTCTTCAAACGGATACTTGATTGAAGATACCTGTGTTTTTGGAGCTGAGGTTTTCGTTGTCAAGACCACAAACAAAGGGGATTGTTTATCAATGATAAAAGAACCTGCTACTCTTTCCCATAGTTGGAAGTTCAACAACTATTCCATAGCAAATCTAGACAAGTACGAGTCCCCGCCGTTTCTCGCCGGAGACTATAAATG GAAGATTCGTGTATACCCGAATGGAACACTTGAGGGTAAGGGCAATAGCATTTCAATGTTTTTAGCACTAGACACATCAACTCTCCCACCCAATGCTAAATTGCTTATGGATTACACTGTGCGTGCAAAAGACCAAATTGGTGGGCACCATGCTGAAGCAAAAG CTTGTTGTAAGTTCTCCCACTCGAGTGCCGCGTGGGGCTCCAGACAGCTTGTAGCATTGGCTAAATTTAAAGACCCAGGTAGTGGATTCTTGGTGGGTGATAGCTGCATTCTTGAAGCTGAATTCAGAGTTCTTGGCTTAATCAATCCTCTAACTGGTATTATAATATGA
- the LOC130932543 gene encoding heavy metal-associated isoprenylated plant protein 36-like, whose product MEAAKPPSEEKTHHPAAGEILKYQRWVLRVFIHCDGCKKKVKKVLQGIDGVYTTEVDSREHKVTVTGNVEADTLIKRLLKTGKYAELLPEKQPPPAEKNHNKKKSGKSKGGGGGGGGEGDDVNNDEKKNNEPAGGDVGSKEGSADGDEGSDKDDECDEEEGATATAGGEGGNKKKKKKKKKNNNNNNGDGSAAPPGGGEANSKVDDGGDATSPAAAEAVSAKSVASSLPHQQPVIQNAYPYPYPPPPQMYYSPPPAYGLSYNTAYPLSSASYYVGSPIMPMHHAYATTYPHLPPPPPSDPISHYVDDDHQDQYQGGCSIM is encoded by the exons ATGGAAGCAGCTAAGCCACCATCTGAAGAAAAAACTCATCATCCTGCAGCTGGAGAAATTCTCAAGTACCAG AGATGGGTTCTGAGAGTCTTCATCCACTGTGATGGCTGCAAAAAGAAGGTTAAGAAAGTTCTCCAGGGAATTGATG gGGTTTATACAACTGAGGTTGATTCTAGGGAGCACAAGGTTACAGTAACCGGTAACGTGGAAGCTGATACTCTGATCAAGAGGCTTCTAAAAACAGGTAAATATGCAGAACTTTTGCCAGAAAAACAGCCACCACCTGCTGAGAAGAACCATAACAAAAAGAAGTCTGGGAAATCCAAGgggggtggtggtggtggtggtggtgaaggTGATGATGTTAATAATGatgagaagaagaataatgaaccGGCTGGCGGGGATGTTGGTTCCAAAGAGGGTAGTGCTGATGGTGATGAAGGTTCAGACAAagatgatgaatgtgatgaggaAGAGGGTGCTACAGCTACTGCTGGTGGTGAAGGTggtaataaaaagaagaaaaagaaaaagaagaagaacaacaacaacaataatggtgatGGTTCTGCTGCTCCTCCCGGAGGAGGAGAAGCAAATAGTAAAGTTGATGATGGTGGAGATGCAACATCACCAGCAGCAGCAGAAGCTGTTTCTGCAAAATCAGTTGCATCTTCTTTGCCTCATCAACAACCAGTAATTCAAAATGCATATCCATATCCATATCCTCCACCACCACAAATGTACTATTCACCACCACCAGCATATGGATTAAGCTATAACACAGCTTATCCTCTATCAAGTGCTTCATACTATGTTGGGTCTCCTATCATGCCCATGCATCATGCATATGCTACTACATACCCTCACCTcccaccaccaccaccctctgATCCTATCAGCCACTATGTTGATGATGATCATCAGGATCAATATCAAGGTGGATGCTCCATCATGTGA
- the LOC130932405 gene encoding dephospho-CoA kinase isoform X1, which produces MRIVGLTGGIASGKSTVSNLFKSHGVPVVDADVVARDALKKGSGGWKKVVAAFGEEILLENGEVNRPMLGQIVFSDPDKRQFLNRLLAPHISSGIFWEVVKLWLKGYKVIVLDVPLLFEAKMDKFTKPIIVVWVDPETQIKRLMGRDKSSEEDAGNRINAQMPLDVKRNKADIVIDNTGSLDGLNEQFQKVLIEVSKPLTWTQFWLSRNGALIILASLTSGVVLCIKALS; this is translated from the exons ATGAGGATAGTTGGGTTGACCGGCGGAATCGCATCTGGGAAGAGCACCGTTTCCAATCTCTTCAAGTCCCATGGGGTTCCTGTTGTTGACGCTGATGTCGTCGCTCGT GATGCTTTGAAGAAAGGTAGCGGTGGATGGAAAAAAGTTGTTGCAGCTTTTGGGGAGGAAATCCTCCTTGAAAATGGAGAAGTCAATAGACCCATGCTTGGCCAGATTGTTTTCTCCGATCCTGATAAGCGCCAATTTCTCAATCG ATTACTGGCTCCCCATATATCTTCTGGAATCTTTTGGGAAGTGGTGAAGCTTTGGCTTAAGGGGTATAAGGTTATTGTTCTTGATGTCCCATTGTTGTTTGAGGCTAAGATGGACAAGTTCACAAAGCCAATTATAGTTGTGTGGGTTGATCCTGAAACACAGATAAAGAGACTCATGGGGAGAGACAAATCAAGTGAGGAGGATGCTGGGAACAGGATCAATGCTCAAATGCCACTTGATGTGAAGAGGAATAAAGCAGATATAGTGATAGATAACACTGGATCACTTGATGGCTTGAATGAACAGTTTCAGAAGGTTCTGATTGAAGTGTCAAAACCCTTGACATGGACTCAGTTTTGGCTTTCAAGGAATGGAGCCTTGATCATACTTGCTTCACTCACTTCGGGTGTTGTTTTGTGTATAAAAGCACTTTCATAG
- the LOC130935552 gene encoding uncharacterized protein LOC130935552 isoform X2, which produces MWRQNILRHNHDSDQSISDDDVDEPDDACPNDVVSIKTLKASAAASSKEELPLPVRLDFLKGISNQNLAGTSSSLSIKEPTDTPPEDEVEMPEFNEGDSSSILGEVAANSSDEEVIQDEGNTVLSIRELRKYGPQFIRHKQVRVSNERSEALLPSKESSSCSALHASTSRANRSGVWSKAKSRISMSSLSHKCGNLGPSMSDRLPEKKADGPWASATLDSNHTEDNDGVELSSDTEPAETEAIAPGPNLPSMADLFENLQDKTHLAFPVSTFQYFPHGQTRGKIGHTVQKRSRSDLPDMIADSEDSPDLVDSGSSSDNEESNQHMRITFYGKKTQTMADRFQEALGTSSVIAEGTHVGVHNSSRAGIFGKLQQVMQTEKERDLDFWKKLQSGARPDSELGCFDVKIISRYLDGKLTVCHCSFGKFTEHFPSTNNRESTIIFSPRVCDNVDLEVGNLIRIHPPWKEIQVGNDRMILCTYFSQI; this is translated from the exons ATGTGGCGCCAAAATATACTCCGT CACAATCACGACTCAGATCAAAGCATTTCCG ATGACGACGTAGATGAGCCAGACGACGCTTGTCCAAACGACGTCGTTTCGATAAAAACCTTAAAAGCCTCTGCCGCTGCCTCCAGCAAG GAAGAACTGCCTCTTCCAGTGCGGTTGGATTTTCTAAAAG GAATCTCGAATCAAAATTTGGCTGGGACAAGCAGCAGTTTGTCAATTAAG GAACCAACAGATACACCTCCTGAAGATGAGGTTGAAATGCCCGAATTCAACGAGGGTGACAGCAGTAGCATATTGGGGGAGGTAGCTGCCaattcaagtgacgaagaagTAATTCAGGATGAG GGTAACACTGTCCTGTCGATTAGAGAGCTTCGCAAGTATGGTCCTCAATTCATCAGACACAAACAAGTTCGAGTTTCTAATGAAAGATCTGAAGCATTATTACCTTCCAAAGAAAGTTCTTCATGCTCAGCATTACACGCTTCCACCTCCAGAGCAAACCGATCTG GTGTTTGGAGCAAAGCTAAGTCAAGAATTTCAATGTCATCGTTGTCACACAAATGTGGGAATTTGGGTCCTTCAATGTCTGATAGATTGCCTGAAAAGAAAGCTGATGGACCTTGGGCTTCTGCAACCTTGGACAGTAATCATACTGAAGATAATGATGGCGTGGAATTAAGTTCAGATACTGAGCCGGCTGAAACAGAAGCCATTGCACCAGGACCTAACCTACCCTCAATGGCTGATCTATTTGAAAATCTCCAAGACAAAACACATCTA GCCTTTCCTGTGTCTACGTTTCAGTATTTTCCACATGGTCAAACCAGAGGAAAAATAGGGCACACTGTTCAGAAGAGGAGTAGATCCGACCTGCCGGATATGATTGCTGACAGCGAAGACTCCCCTGATCTCGTGGATAGTGGATCATCAAGTGACAATGAG GAGAGCAATCAACATATGAGGATTACTTTCTATGGAAAGAAAACACAGACCATGGCAGATCGATTTCAGGAAGCTTTGGGGACTTCATCTGTTATTGCTGAAGGGACTCATGTTGGTGTACATAATTCATCGAG AGCTGGAATATTTGGAAAGCTGCAGCAGGTCATGCagacagagaaagaaagagattTGGACTTTTGGAAAAAGCTACAATCTGGAGCTAGACCAGATA GTGAACTTGGCTGCTTTGATGTGAAAATCATTTCAAGATACTTGGATGGAAAGCTGACTGTTTGTCATTGTTCATTTGGCAAGTTCACAGAG CATTTTCCATCAACAAATAACAGAGAAAGCACCATCATCTTTAGTCCAAGGGTTTGTGACAATGTTGACCTTGAAGTTGGGAACTTGATCCGTATTCATCCGCCATG GAAGGAGATTCAGGTGGGAAATGACCGTATGATATTGTGCACATATTTCTCACAAATTTAA